A DNA window from Anaerocolumna sp. AGMB13020 contains the following coding sequences:
- a CDS encoding TrmH family RNA methyltransferase: MKIEKIYTKNTAYQKFEVLRSNRNKRYKYQEFLIEGVRNINQAIAKGWNIKSFLYSNERNLSDWAKGVIHSTFTEINYELPEILLKDLSGKEDTSEIMAVAGMREDDLNTITLSKNPMIALFDRPSNKGNLGTIIRSCDALGVECLILTGHAVDLYDPDVIVSTMGSFFNMQVIRVPETQKVLDFMAKLKKQYPTLQTIGTTAHKEYPIYDLNLSGPVLFMLGNETDGLSRAFKDSCDILTTIPMAESSYATSFNVGCAATVMFYEASRQRALTLS; this comes from the coding sequence ATGAAAATTGAAAAAATTTATACAAAAAATACTGCCTACCAGAAATTCGAGGTTCTTAGAAGCAACCGTAATAAACGTTATAAATACCAGGAATTTCTTATTGAAGGAGTTCGTAATATAAACCAGGCCATCGCAAAGGGATGGAATATCAAATCCTTTCTTTATTCCAATGAAAGAAATCTGTCTGATTGGGCGAAGGGGGTAATTCACAGCACTTTTACGGAAATCAATTATGAACTGCCGGAAATTCTTTTAAAGGATTTAAGCGGAAAAGAAGATACTTCTGAAATTATGGCTGTAGCCGGAATGAGGGAGGATGACCTTAATACCATAACACTGTCAAAAAATCCAATGATAGCCTTGTTTGACAGACCCTCCAACAAAGGAAATCTCGGAACCATTATTCGTTCCTGCGATGCTTTAGGGGTTGAATGCCTTATCCTGACCGGACATGCCGTTGATCTATACGATCCGGATGTAATAGTATCAACAATGGGCTCCTTCTTTAATATGCAGGTAATAAGGGTTCCTGAGACTCAGAAGGTTCTGGATTTTATGGCTAAACTGAAGAAACAGTATCCGACCCTCCAGACCATCGGCACCACTGCACATAAAGAATACCCAATTTACGATTTGAATTTATCCGGGCCAGTGCTTTTTATGCTTGGAAATGAAACAGATGGATTAAGCAGGGCTTTTAAGGACAGTTGTGATATTCTGACCACCATCCCCATGGCAGAGTCTTCTTATGCTACTTCCTTTAATGTTGGCTGCGCTGCGACGGTGATGTTTTACGAGGCCTCCAGACAAAGAGCACTGACACTTTCCTAA
- a CDS encoding FeoA family protein: MKKLTDISVGTHTTVYELRASDLLRERMLALGLTKGARVEVIRKGPSGDPTVYGIRGAMIALRKEEASLISVTD, from the coding sequence ATGAAAAAGCTGACTGATATTTCCGTTGGAACACATACCACAGTTTATGAATTGAGGGCTTCTGACCTGCTAAGAGAGAGAATGCTGGCATTAGGACTGACCAAAGGAGCCAGGGTAGAGGTCATCCGCAAAGGACCTTCCGGAGACCCTACCGTATACGGCATCAGGGGAGCCATGATAGCGTTAAGAAAAGAAGAGGCTTCCCTTATATCTGTAACGGATTAA
- the feoB gene encoding ferrous iron transport protein B, with translation MGLTYQSTQNNAMTDLYRIDKEEGQFIIALAGNPNTGKSTVFNAITGLHQHTGNWPGKTVVNARGEFRQEGKENILVDLPGTYSLFASSVEEEVARDFICFGNADAVIVVADATCLERSLNLVFQVMELTTKVVLCINLIDEAKKRHIKIDAKGIEKDLGVPVVLCAARSGIGVEKLKETAVKVAAGEIIPKPVPVKYDDKVEELIKLLLPDLRDTSADVSVRWMALRMLDGDEKLLSAMSAHMGELALEDNRSLSVLQKELPDKETLRDGISEAIYRRIEDLKAKCIQEDSEVNARDKKIDNIITSKRFGLPIMLLVLALVFWITVTGANIPSSLLADLLFYIEDKFTDLFSYLNAPAWLHGVLILGLYRTLAWVVSVMLPPMAIFFPLFTILEDLGFLPRVAFNMDHLFKKACAHGKQCLTMIMGFGCNAAGIVSCRIIESPRERMIAILTNNFVPCNGRFPTLIAISSVFLVALGGNTFGIMPALAVTAMIVIGIVVTLLVSYLLSKTVLKGIPSTFTLELPPYRVPKIGRVLYTSMIDRSVFVLKRAVVVAAPAGAFIWILANISVGDISILGHMVNFFDPFGRLIGLDGYILMAFLLGLPANEIVLPILLMAYLSTGSMAEYDSLEALRNILVGHGWTYLTALNTMLFSLLHWPCATTLITIRKETGSIKWTIVSALLPTIIAIAVCFCTTVIYKLVGKLF, from the coding sequence ATGGGGTTGACCTATCAATCCACACAAAACAATGCAATGACGGATCTATACCGTATCGACAAAGAAGAAGGACAGTTTATCATTGCATTGGCAGGGAATCCGAATACCGGAAAGAGTACTGTTTTTAACGCCATAACCGGACTTCATCAGCATACAGGCAATTGGCCTGGTAAGACAGTTGTAAATGCCAGAGGTGAATTCAGACAGGAGGGCAAAGAGAACATATTGGTGGACTTACCAGGCACCTACTCGCTCTTTGCCTCCTCGGTAGAAGAAGAGGTGGCCAGAGACTTTATATGTTTTGGTAATGCAGATGCTGTTATTGTTGTTGCAGATGCCACCTGTCTTGAGCGAAGCTTAAATCTTGTATTTCAGGTAATGGAACTGACTACTAAAGTAGTATTATGCATCAATCTTATTGACGAAGCAAAGAAGAGGCATATTAAAATTGATGCAAAGGGAATTGAGAAAGACCTTGGCGTACCAGTTGTGTTATGCGCTGCCAGAAGCGGAATCGGCGTGGAGAAATTAAAGGAGACGGCAGTCAAGGTTGCAGCAGGAGAGATAATTCCAAAACCGGTGCCGGTAAAATACGATGATAAAGTAGAAGAGCTGATCAAGCTACTATTACCGGATCTCAGGGATACGTCAGCAGATGTTTCCGTAAGGTGGATGGCTCTTAGAATGCTGGATGGAGATGAAAAACTCTTAAGTGCCATGTCAGCTCATATGGGAGAGCTTGCCTTGGAAGATAATCGGTCTCTCTCTGTATTACAGAAAGAATTGCCGGATAAGGAGACCTTAAGGGACGGAATCTCAGAAGCAATCTATCGCCGTATAGAAGACCTGAAAGCGAAATGCATTCAGGAGGACAGTGAAGTAAATGCAAGAGATAAGAAAATTGACAATATTATCACCTCCAAACGGTTTGGCTTACCCATCATGTTACTGGTCCTGGCGCTTGTTTTCTGGATTACAGTTACAGGTGCTAATATACCTTCCTCACTGCTGGCGGATTTATTATTTTATATAGAAGATAAATTTACAGATTTATTTTCTTATCTGAATGCACCTGCCTGGCTTCATGGGGTATTGATACTGGGACTTTACCGCACCTTAGCCTGGGTCGTTTCTGTTATGCTTCCGCCTATGGCTATATTCTTTCCGCTCTTTACCATATTGGAGGATCTGGGTTTCCTGCCCAGAGTAGCCTTTAATATGGATCATCTCTTTAAAAAAGCCTGTGCCCATGGGAAACAATGTCTTACCATGATTATGGGGTTTGGCTGTAATGCAGCAGGAATTGTATCCTGCCGGATTATCGAGTCACCAAGAGAGAGAATGATTGCAATCCTCACCAATAACTTCGTACCCTGTAACGGCAGATTTCCTACCCTTATCGCCATATCCAGTGTTTTTCTGGTGGCACTGGGAGGAAATACCTTTGGCATCATGCCGGCACTTGCGGTAACTGCTATGATTGTTATTGGTATCGTAGTTACCCTTCTTGTTTCCTACCTCTTATCAAAGACTGTGTTAAAAGGTATTCCCTCTACCTTCACCCTTGAACTTCCTCCCTACAGAGTACCTAAGATCGGAAGGGTATTATATACCTCAATGATTGATCGTTCGGTATTCGTACTTAAAAGAGCGGTAGTAGTAGCCGCACCGGCCGGCGCCTTTATCTGGATACTGGCAAATATTTCTGTTGGTGATATTAGTATCTTGGGGCATATGGTGAACTTCTTTGACCCTTTTGGCAGGTTAATCGGACTTGATGGGTATATCTTAATGGCATTTCTTCTTGGATTGCCGGCTAACGAAATAGTTCTGCCCATTCTATTAATGGCCTATCTGTCCACTGGTTCTATGGCAGAGTATGACAGCCTGGAAGCACTTCGTAATATTTTAGTCGGACACGGCTGGACGTATCTGACGGCATTGAACACCATGCTTTTTAGCCTCCTTCACTGGCCTTGTGCTACGACTCTTATAACAATTCGAAAAGAGACCGGTAGCATTAAATGGACCATTGTTTCAGCGTTACTGCCAACCATTATTGCAATCGCAGTATGTTTCTGTACGACAGTGATATATAAGCTTGTGGGGAAATTATTCTAA
- a CDS encoding LysM peptidoglycan-binding domain-containing protein has product MIIHVVEAGETILSIADYYGVSAKKLKIYNNLTAEDSLVIGEALIILIPEITYTVKEGDTLLQIADAYGKTVIELLRYNPELSDSQSLYSGDEIVISFRGEKGHTIATNGFAYPFIDTKTLQMTLPYLTYLTVYSYTVSATGDLNNLADEDIIKLAKAYGTEPLMMIIPASHNNEEAMEVVNSIISDVTIEDRFINQILFNLETKGYSGVSFHTPYIHPRYREKYRRHATKMLESITSAGYKVMDTFENPIIGFDYKFMTEGLTGITLIVYEFGYSDRLSLGTLCTENYRRIIADFTKMVPSDMVSFGLPVQGYIYQLPFIAGISQGRAISYRAALELAAQNNAQILYDPLTNSVSFYFYSGDEYLVRFWDARSYDVFLKLVPEFNLYGIGIWNIMQWFPQLWMIAAIEYSIL; this is encoded by the coding sequence ATGATTATTCATGTGGTAGAAGCTGGAGAGACTATTCTCTCCATAGCAGATTATTATGGTGTATCTGCTAAGAAACTAAAAATATATAATAACTTAACGGCTGAGGACTCACTGGTAATAGGAGAAGCCCTTATTATCCTTATTCCCGAAATTACTTACACCGTGAAAGAAGGAGATACCTTATTACAGATTGCAGATGCCTATGGCAAGACCGTAATAGAGCTCCTTCGGTATAATCCGGAATTGTCGGATAGCCAGTCTCTTTATTCAGGAGATGAAATTGTTATCAGCTTTCGAGGGGAAAAAGGACATACAATTGCGACAAATGGTTTTGCATACCCCTTTATTGATACAAAGACCCTACAGATGACCTTGCCTTATCTGACTTATCTCACGGTATATAGTTATACGGTTTCTGCAACAGGTGATTTGAATAATTTGGCGGATGAAGACATTATTAAACTTGCAAAAGCATATGGAACAGAACCGTTAATGATGATTATTCCGGCTTCTCATAATAATGAAGAAGCTATGGAGGTAGTCAATTCCATAATATCTGATGTAACAATCGAAGACAGGTTTATCAATCAAATTCTCTTTAACCTGGAAACCAAGGGGTACAGCGGGGTGAGCTTTCATACACCTTATATCCATCCCAGATACCGTGAAAAATACCGCAGACATGCTACGAAAATGCTGGAAAGTATTACTTCCGCAGGTTATAAAGTAATGGATACCTTTGAAAATCCTATTATCGGTTTCGATTACAAGTTTATGACAGAGGGCTTGACAGGAATTACTTTGATTGTATATGAATTCGGATACTCTGACAGATTATCTCTTGGAACCCTTTGTACAGAAAACTATCGCAGGATCATAGCGGACTTTACCAAGATGGTACCCTCTGATATGGTCTCTTTTGGGTTACCGGTCCAGGGCTATATCTATCAATTACCCTTTATTGCCGGTATCTCCCAGGGCAGGGCTATCAGCTATAGGGCAGCCCTTGAGCTGGCGGCACAAAATAATGCCCAGATTCTTTATGACCCTCTGACCAATTCCGTATCCTTTTATTTCTACTCGGGAGATGAATACCTTGTGCGCTTCTGGGATGCAAGAAGCTATGATGTGTTTCTAAAACTTGTACCGGAGTTTAACTTATATGGTATCGGCATCTGGAATATCATGCAATGGTTCCCGCAGCTATGGATGATTGCTGCCATCGAGTATTCCATTCTATAG